AAACAACCACATCTAATCACACTCTGTGTTTCAACCAATTAATCCAGACACTTGCTAATGATACAAATGGTTACATACAGTGAAGTAGTTGGCCCTCACAATATTGTTTATTGTCATATTGCGTTTTAATGATGCTGAAAAGGCCCTTTGGTCCTTTAGAAAGCCGGACAACACAGTCCATTCATGCAAATATCACAGATTGAAAATTGTTTACTGAATCTGTAAATATCATATAATGTGCTTTTTATCCAAATTacaatgcattttaatttaTAGAAAACATTCTTCCTCAGATTACACTATAGGGGTTCTGCTTATTTTCGGACATACTTAATCACTTTGCATCTTTGGGATGTGCCGATCCGCCATTAATGTATGTACCGCTGTGTCATTCAGCAGATGGTAGTTCCAGATGTCTCACCTTTCCTCATGTCCCAGCTCTaccaccctcccctccctccatccagccACTCTCTCCACCATAACTCACCTGTACACCAGAGTATCATCTGCCGTGCTGTTGTACTGAATCTGGTACATCCTGATGCCGGGAATATGGCGCTCGGATGGCCAACGGATGACCGCGGAGGAGGAGGTCAGCTCGGTGACCATTACCCTCCTGTCCTGCTTGTCGTAGCCCTTGGTGTCATTGCCAGATTTGGAGGAGGTGGTGATGTCTGAGAGGCCGGGGTCCTCACGCATGTGGCCCGTGTTGTTAACAAACAAGGGTAAGGGGATCATGTTGATCTCAACAGCAGCTGTGGCGATGCCTGCGGCATTGGATGCCACACAATTAAATGCCCCACTGTCCTTCAGCGTGGTGATGAGAATATCAAGAGTGCCATTATCATACAGGATGGTGCGCGAGTTATTGTACACCAGCTTGCCGTCTGGTGACCGCCAGTGAATATCTGGGTCTGGATCACCCACGGCTTTGCATTTAAGAGTCACACCCTGCCCTTCCATCACAAAGGGCTTTGTGGAAAGATGTTTGGTGATCAGTGGAGGCTCACAGATAAACTCCTCCTCTTGGATGGACCAGAAATACTTGTCCATGAGGTGCTCTGGTGAGGCGCATGTCTCCAGATCGTCCTCTCTGGTTAGCCTGCGGAGCCACAGCAGCTCACAGTTACAGTGGAGAGGGTTTCCGCCAAAGCTCACAGCCAgagtggaggagctggagcccTTGGCGTCAGACAGCACCTGTGCGTGCTGGAACAGGCTGTCTGGCGGAAGCTTCTGCAGCCTGTTGGAGGTCATGTCCAGGCGGACCAGCTTGGTGAGCAGCGTAAAAGTCCCCGCTCCGATGTGGTCGATCAGGTTGTGATCTAGCGTGAGCGTGTTGATGTTGGTCATTCTGGCTATGGCTTCCCAGGGAAGGCTGCGCAGGTTGTTATTGGAAAGATCCAAGTCCTCGATGGTGGAGACAAACTCATCAAAGGAGGTGGGGGCCACCTGGTGGATCTGGTTGTTCCCGAGGATGAGGTGCCGCAGGTTGATGAGGCCTTTAAAGTGGTCAGTCTTTATCACGCTGAGGCGGTTTCCATCCATGTGGAGCGCCCGCAGGGATCGCAGGCCCACAAAGGCGTGGGGGGTGATCTGGCTGATGGTGTTACGGGACAAGGTGAGGTGGACCAAACTAGTCATGTTGAAAAAGTCTTTCCTGcggatgatggtgatgaagttATCGGTGAGTCGCAGCTCGACCGTCTTGCGGTCGATGGTGGGGGGCACGAACAACAGGCCGGTCTTAGCACACAGCAGGGTCAGAGTGGGGGAGAGGTGCTGGCAGATGCAGCGGCCGGGGCAGCTGTAGCCCTTCACCAGAGCGGCGCACAGCAAGACGCACACAACCAGCCGCTCCATTGTTGATCAGT
This genomic interval from Chaetodon trifascialis isolate fChaTrf1 chromosome 9, fChaTrf1.hap1, whole genome shotgun sequence contains the following:
- the lrfn1 gene encoding leucine-rich repeat and fibronectin type III domain-containing protein 1, which produces MERLVVCVLLCAALVKGYSCPGRCICQHLSPTLTLLCAKTGLLFVPPTIDRKTVELRLTDNFITIIRRKDFFNMTSLVHLTLSRNTISQITPHAFVGLRSLRALHMDGNRLSVIKTDHFKGLINLRHLILGNNQIHQVAPTSFDEFVSTIEDLDLSNNNLRSLPWEAIARMTNINTLTLDHNLIDHIGAGTFTLLTKLVRLDMTSNRLQKLPPDSLFQHAQVLSDAKGSSSSTLAVSFGGNPLHCNCELLWLRRLTREDDLETCASPEHLMDKYFWSIQEEEFICEPPLITKHLSTKPFVMEGQGVTLKCKAVGDPDPDIHWRSPDGKLVYNNSRTILYDNGTLDILITTLKDSGAFNCVASNAAGIATAAVEINMIPLPLFVNNTGHMREDPGLSDITTSSKSGNDTKGYDKQDRRVMVTELTSSSAVIRWPSERHIPGIRMYQIQYNSTADDTLVYRMIPSTSKNFLINDLAAGREYDLCVLAVYDDGITSLTATRVVGCVQFHTASEVSQCRFMHSQFLGGTMIIIIGGIIVASVLVFIIILMIRYKAYSSPEDSKTKVSSSMHSQTNGSQQRLQRSASKQPSDEGQREAQGPKECMALVLRVDSEKREDPAATTAILEVELPPLTADKMKRRTSLDAQRSGPPSEDTQTDSSLTGSTMSLCLIGPNAGSKEAPRLKDKKSALANMGLLPNELARTRHRFSFDGGDYSIFQSHSYPRRARTRWHKSTNQLNMESSPLANRRVTFSSTEWMLESTV